Proteins encoded in a region of the Zea mays cultivar B73 chromosome 4, Zm-B73-REFERENCE-NAM-5.0, whole genome shotgun sequence genome:
- the LOC103654496 gene encoding nucleolin isoform X1, with the protein MGESDDDARTFKVVFTTTGEEQFRELVREKLRGFRRGLDDTLVDYVTIMLKNGKSKDHASEELHVFLGDDTAVFISWLWGHLSSNMHLYVQPQERTREVKDDEAPKEVSGREKSSDVLPRSKHQTHSGHTIESSEATSRRRSNREWKGIGRKGNEKFPLRNVLTDILHGEDKRSQKSNEVRPPPSKQQNDRKRERDDETHQTKKDSSSRSMLGDGASRRLLQFAVRDAVKAVQPTSTSAEPASKRLCSVVATTSTEHMRDRRSERSQDYLNDRRSERSQDNLSDRRSERTRPMLQVHGAALALRAAAEAAADSAKVRSTGSVFKRLGQGNVVKQPSRSREEKRDYEDFEPVTIADEHDSDQYVNNEESEEESGELTMADRVAGSGMYVDSSSEDDMDRDEGITRYQTSLSHDDTFSPFAEKKTVSAPCSVELETNAIRPSSVNDEEQPVPSTPTASKAVAISVDVNMVEPPSYATPKDVHVVEKPYVAPMNSNAASIATNAKELGHAEVQKDSQRSAPSVPVSYSTAHPMEDADSRTLYVNNVHFAATKDSLSRHFNKFGAVLKVVIVTNAATGQPTGSAYVEFLHKESAERALSLNGTSFMTRILKVVRRSSHEAAHFYGWPGSGRSSIYGRHGRMAYPRAVIPGGSFRGRAPMKAGARSLQWKREPSGTDSSAGAKTDMSVAFSSEQVLPRAT; encoded by the exons GATTATGTTACCATCATGCTCAAGAATGGAAAAAGTAAGGATCATGCCAGTGAGGAACTCCATGTATTTCTAGGGGATGATACTGCAGTATTCATTTCCTG GTTGTGGGGCCATCTTTCTTCAAATATGCACTTATATGTGCAACCACAAGAACGAACTCGGGAGGTTAAGGATGATGAGGCCCCCAAAGAAGTATCTGGAAGAGAAAAATCATCAGATGTGCTCCCGAGAAGCAAACATCAAACTCATTCTGGGCACACAATTGAATCAAGTGAAGCTACTAGTAGGAGACGGAGTAACCGGGAATGGAAAGGGATTGGTCGGAAGGGTAATGAAAAATTTCCGCTTCGAAATGTACTAACTGATATTCTTCATGGGGAGGACAAAAGATCGCAAAAGTCCAATGAAGTACGACCCCCTCCATCAAAACAACAGAACGACAGGAAGCGTGAAAGGGATGATGAGACACATCAAACAAAG AAGGACTCCTCATCACGCTCCATGCTTGGTGATGGTGCTTCCCGTCGTCTTCTACAGTTTGCTGTCCGAGATGCTGTAAAAGCTGTACAGCCAACCAGTACCTCTGCTGAACCAGCATCCAAGCGCCTGTGCTCTGTGGTCGCCACTACTTCTACAGAGCACATGCGTGATAGGAGATCAGAAAGATCTCAGGACTACCTGAACGATAGAAGATCAGAAAGATCTCAAGACAACTTGAGTGACAGAAGATCAGAAAGAACTAGGCCAATGCTACAGGTACATGGAGCTGCTTTAGCTCTTAGAGCTGCAGCGGAAGCTGCTGCAGATTCTGCAAAGGTTAGATCTACTGGAAGTGTTTTCAAGCGATTGGGTCAAGGGAATGTTGTGAAACAGCCATCTCGTTCTCGTGAAGAGAAGAGAGATTATGAAGATTTTGAGCCAGTTACGATCGCAGATGAACATGATTCTGATCAATATGTTAATAATGAGGAATCCGAAGAGGAATCTGGAGAGCTAACCATGGCAGATAGGGTAGCTGGAAGTGGAATGTATGTTGATTCGAGCTCTGAAGATGATATGGACCGAGATGAGGGTATTACAAGATACCAAACTTCTCTTTCACATGACGATACTTTCTCACCATTTGCAGAGAAGAAAACTGTATCGGCACCATGCAGTGTTGAACTAGAGACTAATGCAATAAGACCTTCAAGTGTGAATGACGAGGAACAACCTGTTCCTTCAACACCAACAGCAAGTAAAGCTGTCGCTATTTCTGTTGATGTAAATATGGTGGAGCCTCCCAGTTATGCAACACCAAAAGATGTTCATGTTGTGGAGAAGCCTTATGTTGCACCCATGAATTCAAATGCCGCCAGTATTGCTACCAATGCCAAA GAATTAGGTCATGCTGAAGTTCAAAAGGATTCTCAGCGGTCTGCACCATCTG TTCCGGTTTCATATAGCACAGCGCATCCGATGGAGGATGCAGATTCAAGAACGCTTTATGTTAACAAT GTTCACTTTGCTGCCACCAAGGACTCATTATCTCGCCATTTCAACAAGTTTGGTGCAGTGCTGAAAGTAGTCATTGTCACTAATGCCGCAACGGGCCAGCCAACAGG GTCTGCCTATGTAGAGTTCTTACACAAAGAATCAGCTGAACGAGCATTGTCGTTGAATGGCACATCATTTATGACCCGTATTCTCAAG GTTGTCCGGCGAAGTTCTCATGAAGCAGCTCACTTTTATGGTTGGCCTGGTAGTGGACGGTCATCAATATATGGGAGGCATGGTAGGATGGCATACCCAAGAGCTGTTATCCCTGGTGGTTCCTTTAGAGGGCGTGCTCCGATGAAAGCTGGTGCTAGAAGTTTACAGTGGAAACGGGAGCCTTCAGGCACTGATTCAAGTGCAGGTGCGAAAACTGACATGAGTGTGGCATTTTCCTCTGAACAGGTGCTTCCACGTGCAACATAG
- the LOC103654496 gene encoding nucleolin isoform X2 encodes MLKNGKSKDHASEELHVFLGDDTAVFISWLWGHLSSNMHLYVQPQERTREVKDDEAPKEVSGREKSSDVLPRSKHQTHSGHTIESSEATSRRRSNREWKGIGRKGNEKFPLRNVLTDILHGEDKRSQKSNEVRPPPSKQQNDRKRERDDETHQTKKDSSSRSMLGDGASRRLLQFAVRDAVKAVQPTSTSAEPASKRLCSVVATTSTEHMRDRRSERSQDYLNDRRSERSQDNLSDRRSERTRPMLQVHGAALALRAAAEAAADSAKVRSTGSVFKRLGQGNVVKQPSRSREEKRDYEDFEPVTIADEHDSDQYVNNEESEEESGELTMADRVAGSGMYVDSSSEDDMDRDEGITRYQTSLSHDDTFSPFAEKKTVSAPCSVELETNAIRPSSVNDEEQPVPSTPTASKAVAISVDVNMVEPPSYATPKDVHVVEKPYVAPMNSNAASIATNAKELGHAEVQKDSQRSAPSVPVSYSTAHPMEDADSRTLYVNNVHFAATKDSLSRHFNKFGAVLKVVIVTNAATGQPTGSAYVEFLHKESAERALSLNGTSFMTRILKVVRRSSHEAAHFYGWPGSGRSSIYGRHGRMAYPRAVIPGGSFRGRAPMKAGARSLQWKREPSGTDSSAGAKTDMSVAFSSEQVLPRAT; translated from the exons ATGCTCAAGAATGGAAAAAGTAAGGATCATGCCAGTGAGGAACTCCATGTATTTCTAGGGGATGATACTGCAGTATTCATTTCCTG GTTGTGGGGCCATCTTTCTTCAAATATGCACTTATATGTGCAACCACAAGAACGAACTCGGGAGGTTAAGGATGATGAGGCCCCCAAAGAAGTATCTGGAAGAGAAAAATCATCAGATGTGCTCCCGAGAAGCAAACATCAAACTCATTCTGGGCACACAATTGAATCAAGTGAAGCTACTAGTAGGAGACGGAGTAACCGGGAATGGAAAGGGATTGGTCGGAAGGGTAATGAAAAATTTCCGCTTCGAAATGTACTAACTGATATTCTTCATGGGGAGGACAAAAGATCGCAAAAGTCCAATGAAGTACGACCCCCTCCATCAAAACAACAGAACGACAGGAAGCGTGAAAGGGATGATGAGACACATCAAACAAAG AAGGACTCCTCATCACGCTCCATGCTTGGTGATGGTGCTTCCCGTCGTCTTCTACAGTTTGCTGTCCGAGATGCTGTAAAAGCTGTACAGCCAACCAGTACCTCTGCTGAACCAGCATCCAAGCGCCTGTGCTCTGTGGTCGCCACTACTTCTACAGAGCACATGCGTGATAGGAGATCAGAAAGATCTCAGGACTACCTGAACGATAGAAGATCAGAAAGATCTCAAGACAACTTGAGTGACAGAAGATCAGAAAGAACTAGGCCAATGCTACAGGTACATGGAGCTGCTTTAGCTCTTAGAGCTGCAGCGGAAGCTGCTGCAGATTCTGCAAAGGTTAGATCTACTGGAAGTGTTTTCAAGCGATTGGGTCAAGGGAATGTTGTGAAACAGCCATCTCGTTCTCGTGAAGAGAAGAGAGATTATGAAGATTTTGAGCCAGTTACGATCGCAGATGAACATGATTCTGATCAATATGTTAATAATGAGGAATCCGAAGAGGAATCTGGAGAGCTAACCATGGCAGATAGGGTAGCTGGAAGTGGAATGTATGTTGATTCGAGCTCTGAAGATGATATGGACCGAGATGAGGGTATTACAAGATACCAAACTTCTCTTTCACATGACGATACTTTCTCACCATTTGCAGAGAAGAAAACTGTATCGGCACCATGCAGTGTTGAACTAGAGACTAATGCAATAAGACCTTCAAGTGTGAATGACGAGGAACAACCTGTTCCTTCAACACCAACAGCAAGTAAAGCTGTCGCTATTTCTGTTGATGTAAATATGGTGGAGCCTCCCAGTTATGCAACACCAAAAGATGTTCATGTTGTGGAGAAGCCTTATGTTGCACCCATGAATTCAAATGCCGCCAGTATTGCTACCAATGCCAAA GAATTAGGTCATGCTGAAGTTCAAAAGGATTCTCAGCGGTCTGCACCATCTG TTCCGGTTTCATATAGCACAGCGCATCCGATGGAGGATGCAGATTCAAGAACGCTTTATGTTAACAAT GTTCACTTTGCTGCCACCAAGGACTCATTATCTCGCCATTTCAACAAGTTTGGTGCAGTGCTGAAAGTAGTCATTGTCACTAATGCCGCAACGGGCCAGCCAACAGG GTCTGCCTATGTAGAGTTCTTACACAAAGAATCAGCTGAACGAGCATTGTCGTTGAATGGCACATCATTTATGACCCGTATTCTCAAG GTTGTCCGGCGAAGTTCTCATGAAGCAGCTCACTTTTATGGTTGGCCTGGTAGTGGACGGTCATCAATATATGGGAGGCATGGTAGGATGGCATACCCAAGAGCTGTTATCCCTGGTGGTTCCTTTAGAGGGCGTGCTCCGATGAAAGCTGGTGCTAGAAGTTTACAGTGGAAACGGGAGCCTTCAGGCACTGATTCAAGTGCAGGTGCGAAAACTGACATGAGTGTGGCATTTTCCTCTGAACAGGTGCTTCCACGTGCAACATAG